The genomic region TCTCCGGTGGCCGGTTCACCCTCGGCATCGGCACGGGCTACCAGAAGTCCGAGTTCTACGCGCTCGGCGTCGACATCGACGAGCGCAACACGCTCTTCGATGAGATCCTCGAGGCGCTGCCGCTGCACTGGAGCGGCGAGCCGTTCAGCTACAAGGGCCTGCACTTCGACGCCCGCAACGTGATCGCCCGCCCGCGGCCGGTCCAGGACCCGATCCCGATCTGGATCGGCGGCAACTCGAAGCTGAGCCGTCGCCGGGTGGCGGCCCGCGCGCAGGGCTGGATGCCGATGTCCGGTGGCGCCCAGCTGGTCGCCACGGCCCGCACGGCCTCGATCGGCTCGCTCGCCGAGCTCGCCGGCATGATCAGCGAGGTGCGGAACGCCGCCGCCGCGAACGGCCGGACCGACCAGATCGACGTGATGTACTCCTACTCGACCGCCATCTCGGCGGAGAACGTCAGCGAGGACCGGCACGGCGAGGCCCTGGCCGAGATCGAGAAGGCGGGCGTGACCTGGGCGGTGGTCTCGTCCCACACCCGGTCCGCCGCCGAGACCCTCGAGTTCATCGAGGCCTTCGGCGCGGCCCACCTCTCGTGACGCCCGCCCGGACCTGACCCCGGCCGGGGAATCGGCGCCGGTCAGGTGCCGGGCCGGTCAGGCGGTGATGGTGGCAGTCAGCTGACAGCGGTCGTGGAGTGGAGGCGCGGGTCATGGGTTGGTTCGAGGACAGAGGCGGGCTGGCGGGCAGCGTCGCCGTGGTCACCGGGGGAGCGGGGGGCATCGGCGGGGCCGTGACCACCGACCTGGCGGCCAATGGCGTGCGCCTCGCGGTGGTCGACATCGACAAGGACGCGATCGAGACCCTGCAGGCCGCGCTGGATGAGCAGGGCGCCGAGGCGATCGTGCAGCACGGCGACGCCCGCGACCCCGACGTGCTCGCGGCGCTGTTCGCCGCCGTCGACGAACGCTGGGGACGGGTCGACACCCTGGTCAACGTCGTCGGCGGCACCTTCCGCGCACCCTTCGTGGAGACCAGCCCGAACGGCTGGAACGCGTTGCTGCGGATGAATCTCATGCACGTGCTGCACGCCTGCTCGCTGGCCGTGCCCCGGATGCAGGCGGGCGGGCGCGGCGGCAGCATCATCAACCTGACCACGATCGAGGCGCACCGGGCCGCCCCCGGGTTCGCGGTCTACTCGGCGGCCAAGGCCGCGGTGGAGCAGTTCGGCCGGACCCTGGCGGTGGAGCTCGCCCCCGACCGCATCCGGGTCAACAACGTCGCCCCCGACTACACCCCGACTCCCAACATGGCCAAGATGTCCGGCGGCGACGGTGCCTACTCGACCGAGGCCGGGGTCCGCATCGGCATCCCGATGGGCCGGGCCGGCGAGGTCACCGACGTGTCCGGCTGCGTCGTCTTCCTCGCCTCCGGCCTCTCCACCTACGTCACCGGTTCGACCCTGCACCCCGACGGCGGCACCTACGCCTCGTCGGGCTGGCTGAACTGGCCCGACATCGGCTTCTCGAACCACGCCCCCGCGCACGTCGTGGCGACCCTGGGCGCGACCGGCGCCGAGCCCCCGGCGGCCGGGGAAGGCTGAGGGGCGGGCCCGTCAGCCGAGGGTGATCGGGAGCTTCTCGTAGCCGCGGACGGTGCTGGTGTGCAGGCGGACCGCGTGGTCGTGGTCGACGTCCCATTCGGGGAAGCGACGCAGCGTCTCCTGTAGCGCGACCCGGCCCTCGAGCCGGGCCAGGGAGGCACCGAGGCAGAAGTGCACACCGTGGCCGAAGGAGACGTGGCTGTCGAACCGGCGGTGGATGTCGAAGCGATCGGCGTCGGGGTACTTCCGCTCGTCCCGGCCGGCCGCGCCGGTGATCAGCAGGACCTTCGACTTGGCGGGGAGCACCGTGCCGTGCAGCTCCACCTCCCTGGTCAGCACCCGGCCCTGCACCGGGGACGGCGCCTCGTAGCGCAGCAGCTCCTCGATCGTGTTGCCGAGCAGGGACGGGTCGGTGGCGAGCTCGGCGCGCTGGTCGGGGTGCGCGGCCAGGACGAACCCC from Parafrankia discariae harbors:
- a CDS encoding LLM class F420-dependent oxidoreductase gives rise to the protein MRFIFHYPETSGTDGDMLDPGPLHEVAAAAERAGFDGFSLTEHPVPGARWLENGGHQSLDPFVALGYAAAATTRLRLLTYLSVAPYRNPFLLAKAAATVDKLSGGRFTLGIGTGYQKSEFYALGVDIDERNTLFDEILEALPLHWSGEPFSYKGLHFDARNVIARPRPVQDPIPIWIGGNSKLSRRRVAARAQGWMPMSGGAQLVATARTASIGSLAELAGMISEVRNAAAANGRTDQIDVMYSYSTAISAENVSEDRHGEALAEIEKAGVTWAVVSSHTRSAAETLEFIEAFGAAHLS
- a CDS encoding SDR family NAD(P)-dependent oxidoreductase; translated protein: MGWFEDRGGLAGSVAVVTGGAGGIGGAVTTDLAANGVRLAVVDIDKDAIETLQAALDEQGAEAIVQHGDARDPDVLAALFAAVDERWGRVDTLVNVVGGTFRAPFVETSPNGWNALLRMNLMHVLHACSLAVPRMQAGGRGGSIINLTTIEAHRAAPGFAVYSAAKAAVEQFGRTLAVELAPDRIRVNNVAPDYTPTPNMAKMSGGDGAYSTEAGVRIGIPMGRAGEVTDVSGCVVFLASGLSTYVTGSTLHPDGGTYASSGWLNWPDIGFSNHAPAHVVATLGATGAEPPAAGEG